One segment of Planctomycetota bacterium DNA contains the following:
- a CDS encoding YebC/PmpR family DNA-binding transcriptional regulator — MAGHSAWKNIKHRKAAVDAKRGKIWSKLGRAVTVAARAGGADPKFNSALRLAILDAKAGNMPRDTIERAVKKGAGGADSERFEPTRYEGFGPGGVAIVVEALVANANRTAPEIKTLFDKNGGKIGVPNSVMFGFVQQGILLISKEAAGEDALLEIALAAGADDVAGEEEGWQVTTEPASFGAVREAVEAAGIAVESAQIEYVPLNTVSVDAPTLQTVEKLVEALEDHDDVQRVHTNLSRD, encoded by the coding sequence ATGGCCGGCCACAGCGCGTGGAAAAACATCAAGCATCGCAAGGCGGCCGTGGACGCCAAGCGCGGCAAGATCTGGAGCAAGCTCGGCCGGGCGGTGACGGTGGCGGCGCGGGCGGGCGGAGCCGACCCCAAGTTCAATTCGGCGCTTCGCCTGGCCATCCTGGATGCGAAGGCCGGCAACATGCCGCGCGACACCATCGAGCGGGCCGTCAAGAAGGGCGCGGGGGGGGCGGACAGCGAGCGCTTCGAGCCCACCCGGTACGAGGGATTCGGCCCCGGTGGCGTCGCCATCGTGGTCGAGGCGCTGGTGGCCAACGCCAACCGCACCGCTCCCGAGATCAAGACCCTCTTCGACAAGAACGGCGGCAAGATCGGCGTGCCCAACAGCGTGATGTTCGGCTTTGTCCAGCAGGGAATCCTGCTGATTTCGAAGGAGGCCGCCGGCGAGGACGCGCTGCTGGAGATCGCCCTGGCCGCGGGCGCCGACGATGTCGCCGGCGAGGAGGAGGGCTGGCAGGTGACGACCGAGCCGGCCAGCTTCGGCGCCGTGCGCGAGGCGGTCGAGGCCGCGGGGATCGCTGTGGAAAGCGCGCAAATCGAATATGTTCCACTGAATACGGTTTCCGTCGATGCCCCAACACTTCAAACAGTTGAAAAATTGGTCGAGGCTCTCGAGGATCACGACGACGTGCAGCGCGTCCACACCAACCTGTCGCGTGATTGA
- a CDS encoding ribosome-binding factor A: protein MNRHAHEPSDERGAGRLASSLRRALQSAITEDGLSDPRVEGCMISVLDAAVAPDRSTVRFKVSVLPGERGLLAIAALRHAAGRLKEGMYKKIEIRRMPRLEFELDDSLKRQAALDAAMQAAKPSNGQTEVNDSAPHDRAEEP from the coding sequence ATGAACCGCCACGCCCACGAGCCTTCGGATGAGCGCGGCGCGGGGCGGCTGGCCTCGTCACTCCGCCGCGCCCTGCAGTCGGCCATCACCGAGGATGGGTTGTCGGATCCGCGCGTCGAGGGCTGCATGATCAGCGTGCTCGACGCCGCCGTCGCCCCCGACCGCTCGACGGTGCGCTTCAAGGTCTCGGTGCTGCCGGGGGAGCGCGGCCTGCTGGCGATCGCGGCGCTGCGGCATGCCGCCGGCCGCCTGAAGGAAGGCATGTACAAGAAGATCGAGATCCGCCGCATGCCGCGGCTGGAGTTCGAGCTGGATGATTCGCTGAAGCGGCAGGCGGCCCTGGACGCCGCCATGCAGGCCGCCAAGCCGTCCAACGGACAAACCGAAGTGAACGATTCCGCACCCCATGACCGAGCAGAGGAACCATGA
- the infB gene encoding translation initiation factor IF-2, translated as MAKITKVRVSQLAKELGVPTKEIVSRCESEGIPDVKQPQSTISIGLAQTIREWFGGSGGASVAVQEAPAQTAKATEAGDQPEKKVTAKKLAARPAAEKPAPPVRKAAPKAEPKVAEVPEAPVVDPSTLHAKKKEVAAPSADNDQGADGGAAKTAEAPRVAAEAPKPVAAPPKTFLRPGPPAKANVPTRPTDVRAAGPMLQQPDKTRLSGPRVIRVEKADTLPAPRPRPSMGSGDYRPGSRFGGGGATGGAGAGTAPGAPSRGPDKSAGGRNKRRVIANDGRGRAGEAAPADPWRKQDLKEREERMSSVGFFKKNRVRTTDKKTSAQPVRQMGPVTGVVKISEPINIKELSSVTGVKASDILKRLFMKGTTATINSIISSDQALETMLEFDIELVIEEARSAADIIEAGFKERVRSDERPRSPVVTIMGHVDHGKTSLLDRIRNANVAAGEAGGITQATSAFQTPVKAGDQERVITFIDTPGHEAFTNMRARGAKVTDLVVLVVAADDGVMPQTIESINHAKSAGVPVIVALNKIDKPEATEKNIQRIFGQLAEHGLNPVEWGGQTEVIKTSAAKNTGIQELLDVLDYQAELLGLKADYKGLAQGTVLEAQLEEGRGAVARLIVQEGTLRRSDFVVIGRAFGRVRDLVNDKGQRVDEAGPSTPVAISGIDMMPDAGDKFFCVTSLKDAEEAAEDRRRIERERELAAPKITLDNIFEHMGKEQVKELGLLVKADVQGSMETLRAVLSKIKTDEVAVNVRHAAVGGINESDVSLAEATGSIILGFNVTSSGKARALAERKNVEIRLYEVIYELVDDVTKAASGLLTPEIKLEVLGHAEVREVFKISKVGMIAGCYVTDGVVERNAQIRVTRDGIVVEKDRRLEQLKRLKDDAKEVRAGMECGMKIVGYNDIKTGDVLECYRTSNVTRSMPATR; from the coding sequence TTGGCCAAGATCACGAAAGTCCGCGTCTCGCAGTTGGCGAAGGAACTTGGTGTCCCCACCAAGGAGATTGTTTCACGCTGTGAATCCGAGGGCATTCCCGATGTCAAGCAGCCCCAGTCCACCATCTCCATCGGACTGGCCCAGACCATCCGCGAATGGTTTGGCGGCAGCGGCGGCGCGTCGGTGGCCGTGCAGGAAGCTCCCGCCCAGACGGCCAAGGCCACTGAGGCCGGTGATCAGCCCGAAAAGAAAGTGACCGCGAAGAAGCTGGCGGCCCGGCCGGCCGCGGAAAAGCCGGCGCCGCCGGTTCGCAAGGCGGCTCCCAAGGCGGAGCCCAAGGTCGCCGAGGTTCCCGAGGCGCCCGTCGTCGATCCCTCGACGCTGCACGCAAAGAAAAAGGAAGTCGCCGCGCCCAGCGCCGACAATGACCAAGGCGCCGATGGCGGCGCTGCCAAGACCGCGGAGGCGCCGCGCGTCGCCGCCGAGGCTCCCAAGCCGGTCGCGGCTCCGCCCAAAACATTCCTGCGGCCCGGACCTCCGGCCAAGGCCAATGTGCCGACGCGTCCGACCGACGTGCGCGCCGCCGGCCCGATGCTGCAGCAGCCCGACAAGACCCGCCTCTCCGGCCCGCGGGTGATCCGCGTCGAGAAGGCCGACACGCTTCCCGCCCCACGGCCCAGGCCAAGCATGGGCTCCGGCGACTATCGACCCGGCTCGCGATTCGGCGGCGGCGGCGCCACCGGAGGCGCGGGAGCCGGAACGGCCCCGGGCGCGCCCTCGCGCGGACCCGACAAGAGCGCCGGCGGCCGCAACAAGCGCCGCGTCATCGCCAACGACGGGCGCGGCCGCGCCGGCGAAGCGGCGCCCGCCGATCCTTGGCGCAAGCAGGATCTGAAGGAGCGCGAGGAGCGGATGTCCTCCGTCGGGTTCTTCAAGAAGAACCGCGTGCGCACCACCGACAAGAAGACCTCGGCCCAGCCCGTGCGGCAGATGGGTCCGGTGACCGGCGTCGTCAAGATCTCCGAGCCCATCAACATCAAGGAGCTCTCCTCGGTGACGGGTGTGAAGGCGTCGGACATCCTCAAGCGCCTCTTCATGAAGGGCACGACGGCCACGATCAACAGCATCATCTCCTCCGACCAGGCCCTGGAAACCATGCTTGAGTTCGACATCGAACTGGTGATCGAGGAGGCCCGCAGCGCCGCCGACATCATCGAGGCGGGCTTCAAGGAGCGCGTCCGCAGCGACGAGCGCCCGCGCAGCCCCGTGGTCACCATCATGGGACACGTCGACCACGGCAAGACCAGCCTGCTCGACCGCATCCGCAACGCCAACGTCGCCGCCGGCGAGGCGGGCGGCATCACCCAGGCCACCAGCGCCTTCCAGACGCCGGTGAAGGCCGGCGACCAGGAGCGCGTCATCACCTTCATCGACACGCCGGGCCACGAGGCCTTCACCAACATGCGCGCCCGCGGCGCCAAGGTCACCGACCTGGTGGTCCTGGTGGTCGCCGCCGACGACGGTGTGATGCCGCAGACCATCGAGAGCATCAACCACGCCAAGAGCGCGGGCGTGCCGGTCATCGTGGCTCTCAACAAGATCGACAAGCCGGAGGCGACCGAGAAGAACATCCAGCGCATCTTCGGCCAGCTCGCCGAGCACGGGCTCAATCCGGTGGAGTGGGGCGGGCAGACCGAGGTCATCAAGACCAGCGCCGCCAAGAACACCGGCATCCAGGAGTTGCTTGATGTGCTCGACTACCAGGCGGAATTGCTCGGCCTGAAGGCGGACTACAAGGGCCTGGCCCAGGGCACCGTGCTCGAAGCCCAGCTCGAGGAGGGCCGCGGCGCCGTCGCCCGGCTGATCGTGCAGGAAGGAACGCTGCGCCGCAGCGACTTCGTGGTCATCGGCCGCGCCTTCGGGCGCGTGCGTGATCTTGTGAACGACAAGGGGCAGCGCGTCGACGAGGCGGGCCCGAGCACGCCGGTGGCGATCAGCGGCATCGACATGATGCCGGACGCGGGGGACAAGTTCTTCTGCGTGACCAGCCTGAAGGACGCCGAGGAGGCCGCCGAGGACCGCCGGCGCATCGAGCGCGAGCGCGAGTTGGCGGCGCCCAAGATCACCCTCGACAACATCTTCGAGCACATGGGCAAGGAGCAGGTCAAGGAGCTCGGCTTGCTGGTCAAGGCCGACGTGCAGGGCAGCATGGAGACCCTCCGCGCGGTGCTCTCCAAGATCAAGACCGATGAAGTCGCGGTCAACGTCCGCCACGCGGCGGTCGGCGGCATCAACGAGAGCGACGTCTCGCTGGCCGAGGCGACCGGCTCGATCATTCTCGGCTTCAACGTCACCAGCAGCGGCAAGGCCCGCGCCCTGGCGGAGCGCAAGAACGTCGAGATCCGGCTCTATGAAGTCATCTATGAATTGGTCGACGACGTCACCAAGGCCGCCAGCGGACTGCTGACGCCGGAGATCAAGCTGGAAGTGCTGGGCCACGCCGAGGTCCGCGAGGTCTTCAAGATCTCCAAGGTCGGCATGATCGCCGGCTGCTACGTGACCGACGGCGTGGTGGAGCGCAATGCCCAGATCCGCGTCACCCGCGACGGCATCGTCGTCGAGAAGGACCGGCGGCTCGAGCAGCTCAAGCGGCTCAAGGATGACGCCAAGGAAGTCCGCGCCGGCATGGAATGCGGCATGAAGATCGTCGGGTACAACGACATCAAGACCGGCGACGTGCTCGAGTGCTACCGCACCTCCAACGTGACCCGCTCCATGCCCGCCACGCGATGA
- the nusA gene encoding transcription termination factor NusA: MDLEQAMVSAARKHFNSENLEEFGCEIDRLNGALRIWRNLEDGAQEEIPLASLGRIPAQTAKQVMIQKFREEERNSLLEEFSKRQGELVTGTAQMYEGGSLVVQIDRAEGFMPRSEQIPGEQFQPGDRVRCLILDVRDAGHQVKIVLSRAHPDFIRRLFEAEVPEVAERVIDIKAMSREAGFRTKLAVSSIDSKVDAVGACVGVRGSRIRNIVDELGGEKIDIVRWNESSQVLISNALKPAEVEEVTLCFELGRATIIVREDQLSLAIGRRGQNVRLAARLTGWDVDILTPPEFQKGLAILEETVRPIEGITDEMLDKLGALGLISVFDVEEVGPEILETNLGIAPELADLIVTTCIDKAKIVAEQQEQEKSAAERLAAEEGAAADVLLGAAPAVQTDQAAEDTADDILGGKS; the protein is encoded by the coding sequence ATGGACCTCGAGCAGGCCATGGTCAGCGCCGCCCGCAAGCACTTCAACAGCGAGAATCTCGAGGAGTTCGGCTGCGAGATCGACCGCCTCAATGGCGCGCTGCGCATCTGGAGGAACCTGGAGGATGGCGCCCAGGAGGAGATCCCGCTGGCCTCGCTGGGCCGCATTCCCGCCCAGACCGCCAAGCAGGTCATGATCCAGAAATTCCGCGAGGAGGAGCGCAACAGCCTGCTCGAGGAGTTCTCCAAACGCCAGGGCGAGCTGGTCACCGGCACCGCGCAGATGTACGAGGGCGGCTCGCTGGTGGTGCAGATCGATCGCGCCGAGGGCTTCATGCCGCGCAGCGAGCAGATCCCGGGCGAGCAGTTCCAGCCGGGCGACCGGGTGCGCTGCCTCATCCTGGATGTCCGCGACGCCGGGCACCAGGTCAAGATTGTGCTCAGCCGCGCCCATCCCGACTTCATCCGCCGACTCTTCGAGGCCGAGGTGCCCGAAGTTGCCGAACGCGTGATCGACATCAAGGCGATGTCCCGCGAGGCGGGCTTCCGGACCAAGCTGGCCGTTTCCAGCATCGACAGCAAGGTCGATGCGGTCGGCGCCTGCGTCGGCGTGCGCGGCAGCCGCATCCGCAACATCGTCGACGAGCTGGGCGGCGAGAAGATCGACATCGTGCGCTGGAACGAATCCAGCCAAGTGCTGATCTCCAACGCCCTCAAGCCCGCCGAAGTCGAGGAAGTCACGCTCTGCTTCGAGCTCGGCCGCGCCACCATCATCGTGCGCGAGGATCAACTGAGTCTGGCCATCGGACGGCGCGGACAGAACGTCCGGCTGGCGGCCCGCCTGACCGGCTGGGACGTCGACATTCTCACCCCGCCCGAATTCCAGAAGGGCCTGGCCATTCTGGAGGAAACGGTGCGCCCGATCGAAGGCATCACCGACGAAATGCTCGACAAGCTCGGCGCGCTGGGCCTGATCAGCGTTTTCGACGTGGAGGAAGTCGGCCCGGAGATCCTGGAGACCAACCTCGGCATCGCTCCGGAGCTGGCCGACCTGATCGTGACCACCTGCATCGACAAGGCAAAGATCGTTGCCGAGCAGCAGGAGCAGGAGAAGAGTGCCGCCGAGCGGCTGGCCGCCGAAGAGGGCGCCGCGGCGGATGTGCTGCTGGGAGCCGCTCCCGCGGTCCAGACCGACCAGGCCGCGGAAGACACGGCCGACGACATTCTGGGCGGAAAGAGTTGA
- a CDS encoding thioredoxin family protein, which produces MRFFRFLLPALLWIGLTQAASAAVAPPQAPAALPSFSPPFKGAAKPAFGDSRDAVSAVGEVPKGAVRPGSLVPVAIRVQVKSGWHMWPVESQARALPGASVFESAIFSTLTLQAKAPDAGVLKLQGVQWPAPVGATFDFGEGKQTLAVYEGDFVIFAAVQVAADAANGTHSATAILGFQACTSVCLGPADLEIPFTLQVDSAAPVAATSGIFAPFDPRKLVSDAAGLGDSKSVLFDFFGASFHVDPSGAGFLLLLLVAFLGGMLLNFTPCVLPIIPLKIMSLSQSAGNRRKCFALGFVMSLGVVGFWLALGALVSGVSGFSAANQLFQYPAFTIALGLFIALMAVGMAGFFSVGLPAWVYAIEPKHDSYPGTFVFGIMTAVLSTPCTAPLMGAAAGWAAASGSASTVLVVFGTIGAGMATPYLILSAYPSLVSRMPRTGPASELVKQVMGILLLAAAIFFIGAGVNGLLSTPTHLHWWLIGSIGSLAGLWLLWRTFHITKKKRFRLVFSMVALAMVALSAGISAVLGGSSKTNWIPYSPEAVAAAKAKHQTIVFDFTAEWCLNCKALESAVLDSSEVVTALAQAGVAPIKVDITSRKSDGWNLLHDYDRVSIPLLVVQSADGQVVMKSDAYSSGQVTEAIQSALKASTK; this is translated from the coding sequence ATGAGATTCTTCCGCTTCCTATTGCCCGCTCTCCTGTGGATCGGCCTGACCCAGGCCGCTTCGGCCGCCGTGGCCCCGCCACAGGCGCCCGCGGCGCTGCCGAGTTTCTCGCCGCCCTTCAAGGGCGCGGCCAAACCCGCCTTCGGCGATTCCCGCGACGCGGTCAGCGCCGTCGGCGAGGTTCCCAAGGGTGCCGTCCGTCCGGGCTCGCTGGTGCCGGTCGCAATCCGGGTTCAAGTGAAGAGCGGCTGGCACATGTGGCCGGTGGAGTCGCAGGCACGAGCACTACCCGGGGCGTCGGTTTTCGAGTCGGCGATCTTTTCGACGCTGACGCTCCAGGCCAAAGCGCCGGACGCCGGCGTCTTGAAGTTGCAAGGCGTGCAGTGGCCGGCGCCGGTGGGAGCCACCTTCGATTTCGGCGAGGGCAAGCAGACGCTCGCCGTGTACGAGGGCGATTTCGTGATCTTCGCCGCGGTGCAGGTCGCCGCCGACGCGGCCAACGGCACGCACAGCGCCACCGCCATCCTCGGATTCCAGGCCTGCACCTCCGTCTGCCTGGGGCCGGCCGATCTTGAGATTCCCTTCACACTCCAGGTGGATTCCGCCGCACCGGTCGCGGCGACGAGCGGAATCTTCGCGCCGTTCGATCCCAGGAAACTGGTCAGCGACGCTGCGGGGTTAGGCGACTCGAAAAGTGTCCTTTTTGATTTCTTCGGAGCTTCGTTCCATGTCGACCCCAGCGGCGCCGGCTTTCTCCTGCTGCTGCTGGTGGCTTTCCTGGGCGGCATGCTGCTGAACTTCACTCCCTGCGTTCTGCCGATCATTCCGCTGAAGATCATGTCGCTCAGTCAGTCGGCGGGCAACCGGCGCAAGTGCTTCGCGCTGGGATTCGTCATGAGCCTGGGCGTGGTGGGATTCTGGCTCGCCCTGGGCGCTCTGGTGAGCGGCGTCAGCGGATTCAGCGCCGCCAACCAGCTCTTCCAGTATCCGGCCTTCACCATCGCGCTGGGACTCTTCATCGCCCTGATGGCCGTCGGCATGGCGGGATTCTTCAGCGTCGGGCTGCCGGCCTGGGTCTACGCCATCGAGCCCAAGCATGATTCCTATCCGGGCACATTCGTGTTTGGAATCATGACCGCCGTGCTGTCGACCCCCTGCACCGCGCCGCTCATGGGCGCCGCCGCGGGGTGGGCCGCCGCCAGCGGCAGTGCGTCGACGGTGCTGGTGGTCTTTGGAACGATCGGCGCCGGCATGGCGACGCCCTATCTGATCCTGAGCGCGTATCCATCGCTGGTGTCGCGCATGCCTCGCACCGGACCGGCGAGCGAGCTGGTCAAGCAGGTCATGGGCATCCTGCTCCTGGCGGCGGCGATCTTCTTCATCGGCGCCGGCGTCAACGGACTGCTGTCGACCCCGACGCATCTGCACTGGTGGCTCATCGGCAGCATTGGATCGCTGGCCGGCCTCTGGTTGCTGTGGCGGACTTTTCACATCACCAAAAAGAAGCGTTTCCGACTGGTTTTTTCGATGGTTGCCCTGGCCATGGTGGCGCTGAGCGCCGGGATCAGCGCAGTGCTGGGAGGATCCAGCAAGACGAACTGGATCCCCTACTCGCCCGAGGCGGTCGCCGCGGCCAAGGCAAAGCACCAGACGATCGTCTTCGATTTCACCGCCGAGTGGTGTCTGAACTGCAAGGCGCTGGAGAGCGCGGTGCTGGATTCATCGGAGGTCGTCACGGCGCTGGCCCAGGCGGGCGTGGCACCGATCAAGGTGGACATCACCAGCCGCAAAAGTGACGGATGGAACCTGCTCCACGATTACGACCGCGTGAGCATTCCCCTGCTCGTGGTGCAGTCCGCCGACGGCCAGGTGGTGATGAAGAGCGATGCCTATTCGTCGGGCCAGGTCACCGAGGCGATCCAGTCCGCCCTCAAGGCTTCGACCAAGTAG
- a CDS encoding O-antigen ligase family protein: MRKPGVPVSAAILGAAIALRSLVAWAPTLRFDVDPVFDPASFAGLGPSASLWIDAVIALSAAFILAECASLWALGLLVVAGLASISILGTHATAAAGAPWRGTTWLAGFVAAAAGVSLAASARDSAKMGWAVLVTCLVSVAAAWWTRGAWQWFVEQPAVVDFFRSNGRDLAYFAEHGWDADGPQAAAYVRRLSQREMSGWFGLANIFAGLFAAATVLFAALGIRLSGRDRVLAIVATVLCAAVPLANGSKGAIVAMVIGLGFLAAARHSTKSRNALAAGAIALLLLAMFAAPLRAFFSPDAFGQERSLLFRSHYIVGAWRIFLDRPCPGSGIDGFQDAFLSFRPADAVDAVQSSHAVFFDWLAQIGAAGIPMIAAVFALTVMSSRASGDRVLAAVISESRFPRLLATLAIAAAAVLALRCEAHALDLPALAARLAGAALSGVAAWWIFPIILRWGSTPAPLLAAAALTVWIDGQIETTIWNPGSMVWACALLSVSVPRFPSERRQWFAEGVRWFAAVAAMLFALSCLHLARGANAEEARVERAAQHLLDAAEAAKGEPGPAARIQSARILCEGSATPTDLSMQAAIDQLIRASTLAKNPTQALEMLHEARQLSDRLGSRTFTQRQNASLLREHIAAQTHTDADATAAMEAALAVTEMDPRCAGAWLRAARWAAKLSRPVAGEYARRAIESDDSMHFDVLLKLRPADRLEAEQLRATWSKP, from the coding sequence ATGAGAAAACCCGGGGTCCCGGTCTCCGCCGCGATCCTTGGGGCGGCGATCGCGCTGCGGTCGCTGGTGGCGTGGGCGCCGACGCTTCGCTTCGACGTGGATCCGGTCTTCGATCCCGCCTCCTTCGCCGGGCTCGGCCCCTCCGCGAGCCTCTGGATCGACGCGGTCATCGCCCTGAGTGCAGCGTTCATTCTTGCCGAGTGCGCCTCGCTCTGGGCGCTGGGATTGCTTGTGGTTGCGGGGCTGGCTTCGATCTCCATCCTGGGGACGCATGCGACCGCGGCCGCAGGAGCGCCGTGGCGCGGAACAACCTGGCTGGCCGGATTTGTCGCAGCCGCGGCGGGAGTTTCGCTGGCCGCTTCCGCGCGGGACTCCGCGAAAATGGGCTGGGCCGTTCTGGTGACGTGCCTGGTCAGCGTCGCCGCCGCGTGGTGGACCCGCGGTGCCTGGCAATGGTTCGTCGAGCAACCTGCGGTGGTGGACTTCTTCCGCTCCAACGGGCGTGACCTCGCCTATTTCGCGGAACATGGCTGGGACGCCGACGGGCCGCAGGCCGCCGCCTATGTGCGCCGACTCTCGCAGCGCGAAATGTCGGGCTGGTTCGGCCTCGCCAACATTTTCGCCGGACTCTTCGCGGCCGCGACCGTTCTCTTCGCTGCGTTGGGAATCCGTTTGTCGGGCCGCGACCGCGTCCTCGCGATCGTGGCGACGGTGCTCTGCGCCGCGGTTCCGCTGGCCAATGGCTCCAAGGGCGCCATTGTGGCGATGGTGATTGGCCTGGGATTTCTGGCGGCCGCCAGGCATTCCACCAAGTCTCGCAACGCGTTGGCGGCAGGAGCGATCGCCCTGCTATTGCTGGCCATGTTCGCCGCGCCGCTGCGTGCCTTTTTTTCACCGGACGCATTCGGGCAGGAGCGAAGCCTGCTCTTTCGCAGCCACTACATCGTCGGCGCCTGGCGCATCTTCCTGGATCGGCCCTGCCCCGGCAGCGGCATCGATGGTTTTCAGGACGCCTTCCTTTCCTTCCGGCCGGCCGACGCAGTGGACGCGGTGCAGAGTTCGCACGCCGTCTTCTTCGACTGGCTGGCCCAGATTGGCGCGGCGGGAATTCCGATGATCGCCGCGGTTTTCGCCCTGACGGTGATGTCCTCGCGCGCCAGCGGCGACCGCGTCCTTGCCGCGGTGATTTCCGAATCGCGATTTCCGCGATTGCTCGCGACGCTCGCCATTGCCGCCGCCGCGGTGCTGGCCCTGCGATGCGAGGCCCACGCGCTGGACCTTCCGGCGCTGGCGGCCCGGCTGGCCGGCGCGGCGCTCTCCGGCGTCGCGGCGTGGTGGATTTTCCCGATCATCCTGCGCTGGGGAAGCACGCCCGCGCCCCTCCTGGCGGCGGCCGCCCTGACCGTATGGATCGATGGGCAGATTGAAACCACCATCTGGAATCCCGGATCCATGGTGTGGGCCTGCGCGCTGCTGTCGGTCAGCGTTCCGCGCTTCCCGAGCGAGCGACGGCAGTGGTTCGCCGAGGGGGTGCGCTGGTTCGCCGCGGTCGCCGCGATGCTCTTCGCGCTGAGTTGCCTCCACCTGGCCCGAGGCGCCAACGCGGAGGAAGCCCGCGTCGAGCGCGCCGCGCAGCATCTGCTTGACGCCGCGGAGGCAGCCAAGGGGGAGCCCGGCCCGGCCGCGCGGATCCAAAGCGCGAGGATCCTCTGCGAAGGCTCCGCCACCCCGACCGATCTCTCCATGCAAGCCGCCATCGACCAGTTGATCCGCGCCTCGACGCTCGCGAAGAATCCGACGCAGGCACTGGAGATGCTCCACGAAGCGCGGCAACTCAGCGACCGCCTGGGCTCAAGGACTTTCACTCAGCGGCAGAATGCCTCGCTGCTGCGCGAGCACATCGCGGCGCAGACGCACACCGACGCCGATGCCACCGCCGCGATGGAGGCCGCACTTGCCGTCACGGAGATGGATCCGCGCTGCGCCGGGGCGTGGCTCCGTGCCGCCCGCTGGGCCGCGAAACTCTCCCGGCCCGTCGCGGGCGAGTACGCCCGGCGCGCCATCGAATCCGACGACTCGATGCATTTCGACGTGCTGCTGAAATTGCGCCCGGCCGACCGGCTCGAAGCGGAGCAGCTGCGCGCTACTTGGTCGAAGCCTTGA
- a CDS encoding undecaprenyl/decaprenyl-phosphate alpha-N-acetylglucosaminyl 1-phosphate transferase: MELLPPILFLGGLMLSAILTAAMIRVGARLRAFDSAGSDGHEKTLRPVPNIGGIAVVAAFVGPALLGMAYFLLNQNLIEKSADHFGLHLFRGRIDDKLAGTTAMLGGAVWLLLAGMWDDRRALGASTKLLLQFIPAVVLVWGFDVRPLTLLDHYGPAGHALSVFVGILWIVALVNAMNFLDNMDGLASGVGMIAALLFAVTTVIVQQWFVSGLFALLAGSLAGFLIFNFAPKGGAKIFLGDGGSQPLGFLLAVLAMRITFVNPAEPEYGLGTHWWGILAPLIILAVPLYDMGATSMIRIREGRSPWVGDQRHLSHRLVQRGFSSRGAVLIIWALAAIIGIGGIIIGNLTPLPAVLVVLQTIAALLVLAAMEGIFRR; the protein is encoded by the coding sequence ATGGAGCTGCTTCCGCCCATTCTCTTTCTTGGTGGATTGATGCTGTCGGCGATCCTGACCGCGGCGATGATCCGGGTCGGCGCCAGGCTGCGTGCCTTCGATTCCGCCGGCAGCGACGGACATGAAAAAACGCTGCGGCCCGTGCCCAACATCGGCGGCATTGCCGTGGTCGCGGCGTTCGTGGGGCCGGCCCTGCTGGGCATGGCCTATTTCCTGCTCAATCAAAACCTGATCGAGAAGTCGGCCGACCACTTCGGGCTCCATCTTTTCCGCGGCCGCATCGACGACAAGCTCGCGGGGACCACCGCCATGCTGGGCGGAGCGGTGTGGCTGCTGCTGGCCGGCATGTGGGACGACCGCCGGGCACTGGGGGCGTCGACGAAACTGCTGCTGCAATTCATCCCCGCGGTGGTGCTGGTCTGGGGCTTCGACGTCCGCCCGCTCACGCTTCTGGACCACTACGGCCCGGCCGGCCATGCCCTGAGTGTCTTCGTGGGCATCCTCTGGATCGTCGCGCTGGTCAATGCCATGAACTTCCTGGACAACATGGATGGCCTGGCCTCCGGCGTGGGCATGATCGCGGCGCTGCTCTTCGCTGTGACCACCGTGATCGTGCAGCAATGGTTCGTCTCGGGTCTCTTCGCGCTGCTGGCGGGATCGCTGGCGGGGTTTCTCATCTTCAACTTCGCTCCCAAGGGTGGCGCCAAGATTTTTCTCGGTGATGGCGGAAGCCAGCCGCTGGGATTCCTGCTGGCGGTGCTGGCCATGCGCATCACCTTCGTGAATCCGGCGGAGCCGGAGTACGGACTTGGAACCCATTGGTGGGGCATCCTGGCGCCGCTGATCATCCTGGCCGTGCCGCTCTACGACATGGGTGCCACCAGCATGATCCGGATCCGCGAGGGGCGGAGTCCGTGGGTGGGGGACCAGCGGCATCTCTCGCACCGGCTGGTGCAGCGCGGATTCTCCAGCCGGGGCGCGGTGCTGATCATCTGGGCGCTGGCGGCGATCATCGGCATCGGCGGCATCATCATCGGCAATCTCACGCCGCTGCCCGCGGTGCTGGTCGTATTGCAAACCATCGCGGCGCTGCTGGTGCTGGCGGCGATGGAAGGAATCTTCCGTCGATGA